One uncultured Acidilobus sp. JCHS genomic window carries:
- a CDS encoding Adenine deaminase: protein MVVVRDPRPEARELVAAARAALGLEELDLLVRGAYVVDVWARDVKRQDVGVKGRVIACVGSCRGRARRVIDADGLFLAPGFVEAHIHVESSFLSPSEFSRQLVTHGTTAAFVDVHEVGNVMGLRGVAALARAFGAVRLKVFLLAPPNVPPSRKVDDQGGASIPYGEVLEAARGLSGIGEVMDLQSLAEGDEEFLSFAAQASTSFTVQGHMAGLKGPELDAYVSLGIRNDHEVVSPEELEERISRGVFPFVRYGSSWRDLDRLSQLVSRHSPLVSIVADDIHALHLVAEGHLDRALRRAVELGVDPVDAVRAVTLAPAMAYGFEAWMGSIAPGRLADIVLLSGLDRGLSVLRTFIDGSEAVCNGAGADLSALKRHRQGLLHPLARGQGPRGGRGGLGQADRARQRLKPNKGEG from the coding sequence ATGGTTGTCGTCAGGGACCCCAGGCCTGAGGCCAGGGAGCTAGTAGCTGCGGCGAGAGCGGCTCTTGGACTGGAGGAGCTTGACCTCCTGGTAAGGGGCGCTTACGTGGTGGACGTCTGGGCCAGGGACGTCAAGAGGCAGGACGTTGGCGTGAAGGGGAGGGTCATAGCGTGCGTCGGCTCCTGCCGCGGAAGGGCCAGGAGGGTCATCGATGCTGACGGCCTGTTCCTGGCGCCTGGCTTCGTAGAGGCCCACATACACGTGGAGAGCTCCTTCCTCTCCCCATCAGAGTTCTCAAGGCAGCTCGTTACCCACGGAACCACGGCGGCCTTCGTGGACGTCCACGAGGTCGGGAACGTAATGGGCCTGAGAGGGGTCGCCGCGCTCGCCAGGGCCTTTGGGGCCGTGAGGCTCAAGGTGTTCCTCCTGGCGCCCCCCAACGTCCCGCCTTCCCGCAAGGTAGATGACCAGGGAGGGGCCTCAATACCCTACGGGGAGGTCCTAGAGGCCGCCAGGGGGCTCTCGGGCATAGGCGAGGTCATGGACCTCCAGTCCCTGGCGGAGGGCGACGAGGAGTTCCTCTCGTTTGCCGCCCAGGCCTCCACCTCATTCACCGTGCAGGGCCACATGGCCGGCCTGAAGGGGCCTGAGCTAGACGCCTACGTAAGCCTCGGCATAAGGAACGACCACGAGGTGGTCAGCCCAGAGGAGCTTGAGGAGAGGATCTCAAGGGGCGTCTTCCCCTTCGTCAGGTACGGGTCGAGCTGGAGGGACCTGGACAGGCTGAGCCAGCTGGTCTCAAGGCACTCGCCCCTCGTCTCCATAGTAGCTGACGACATACATGCCCTCCACCTTGTCGCCGAGGGCCACCTTGACAGGGCCCTGAGGAGGGCCGTGGAGCTAGGCGTCGACCCGGTTGACGCGGTCAGGGCAGTCACGCTGGCCCCAGCCATGGCCTACGGCTTTGAGGCCTGGATGGGCTCGATAGCGCCCGGGAGGCTCGCCGACATTGTGCTGCTGAGCGGCCTCGACAGGGGGCTGAGCGTCCTCAGGACCTTCATTGACGGCTCTGAGGCCGTTTGCAATGGCGCAGGGGCCGACCTGAGCGCCCTGAAGAGGCACCGTCAGGGTCTCCTTCACCCCCTCGCTCGAGGTCAGGGCCCCCGTGGGGGACGGGGAGGCCTCGGCCAGGCTGATAGAGCTCGTCAACGGCTCAAGCCTAACAAGGGAGAGGGTTGA